Sequence from the Thunnus maccoyii chromosome 22, fThuMac1.1, whole genome shotgun sequence genome:
tttttaaacttgtgAGAAGTTCTCTCATGTCATGTTTCCCAGATTTCAAAGCAAATTTACCAAAATTGGAAATTCTTGTTTCAGCATTTGTGACCCAGGTGTACATGTCTTTTTTGAATTCCCATTCCCATTTGTTGAACTCTGTGCAAAGCCTCATGTAGGCATCAGCCACCAGGCTGTTTCTGAAGCTGAAGATGAAGTTTTCATGCTTTACTGCATTCCAGAGGCTTGACATCCACTCTGTAAACTCAGAGATTTTGTTAGCAGATGAGTTACAACTTCCCAACATTTGGATGATGTTCTTCTTGAGCTCATATACAGCTTCACTGTACCCTGCATTGACTGGTGCCATTGGTGGGTTTCCATTCCAAAGTCCAGGAATGTACCAGTTCCCAGTGTCTGGACTGTACTCCATCACATCAGTGAAGCTCTtgttctcctctttcttttccattttggcTGCTGCCTGGGTCATCTCATTTAACTGTTGCAAGAGCAGTTTCCTGTCTCGTAAGTTCTTCTCATGGGCTGAAACATCTGACACATTCTGGTGAACAAACTGACATTTGGGCTTTTTGCCTACCTCCTTCATCCTGAGAAAAGCATGCACAACTATTTGTAGGatgtctttcatttctgttgaaTTCTCCATTGCAATATTGATAATGGTGATATCACTCAGCCCCACAACAAGTGTTGCAAGCTCATTGTCATGCTCATGGCTATCATCCAGTTGTGCAAGCTCTGGTGACTTTAAGCCCTCAGTGTCAATGATCACCATGAAGTCACAGTTGAGTACTTTTTTGACATCTTCATTGACTCTGATGAGCAACATGAAAGCACCTCGAGTGCATCGGCCACTGCTGACGGCAAACTGCACTCCAAACATCGTGTTAAGGAGAGTGGACTTTCCTGTGCTCTGAACTCCAAGAACTGTGACCACCAATATCTTGCTCTTAGGAGACACCAAGGCATTGAGCTGAGAGAGAACATCACTCACCCATCTGAGAGGTATGTTGGATGCATCTCCATCAACAAGCTCAAGAGGAAAGCCATCAAGTAACAATCTTGCACAGAGTCTTGGAAGATGCTGTAATTGTTGACGTGATGGGTGTGTTTCTGGAAGGGAAACTGAAGCTTCATAGATTTGACCCATTTCACGGAAGAAGTGTTCAGTCCCCAGTGAGCTGTTGGAAAGTTGTCTGTCAATGTCTTTAATCTCTTCTTTGTTGTCAGAacttttgcatttctttttgtaCTGCTCCCTGAGACCAGACAGTTTTTCTCGAGATAGGTTATCAAGGTTTATGCGCATCCATTTCAGGAAATAGCACCTCTCTATTCCTGGGCTTGATACTGCGTTGATGAAGCAAGTCATAGCAGTTGATATGTCATAAGAGTTCTGTTTTCCCCgaagttttgttttctgtaccTTAAGATTACCTTTGTACATTTCTATGTTTTCAGATCCAACTTTTTGAAGACGAAATTCTTCCTTTTCTAAGCAAGTCAAATCTTTCCATATTTTCCCTTGCCTGGGAAGCTGAGCTTCTTTGTATTTAAGGGTGTCATGAATTTCTGCAGTGATGGCATCTGCATTTTTCTTGGCAGTCTGGCACTCTGGAGAGTCTTCATCAACCAAGATTCCCAGTTCATAGGCAATGTCAGTCATTTGCTCTATTCGCATTTTCTTCTTGGAGCTCTCAACTGCATCCCTGACTGTTTTCCGCAGATTTGACACAAAGTCTGCATCATTCATGCGCTTAGTCTTCAAAATAATGTTGCTGTTAGTCAAGCCCAACTTGGTTGCTACCTTTTTCAGAGCATCTAAACTGAACTGCTTGCTTTGATGGTTGCCCACCAAGTAGATCTGTGCCTTGTGGTGTTGGTTGGTCAGTAGCCTGCACTCAGAGTCCAAATTgtcaaagaacacaaaaactgCTGTAGATGTCTGACACAAAAAAGAGTATTGTGTTTCAAATGAAGTAATGTCCCCACGAAGGTTAGCTACAGCAACTGGCTCACTGAAAAGatccatgtttttgtttccacaAGGGAGGTACCAAGAAACTTCAACCAATCCATTGGATATTCTCCTTGGGCTGTCGCCACACTCCATATTGCAGTGAACAAAGGTGTCATGGTACTGCTGAGAATTGCTCAAAAGCTTATTGAGAATCTCCGACTTGGACAAGGAGCATTCACCCAGCCTCACAAAAGATATCATTGGAAGATTCGAGAGAACAACTCTGTCTTCAATGAAGCCCTTGGATTCAGAAAGGGACTGAGGTCTGTACTTTTTAACAATGTCTCTCATTGCCCACAGCATGAGTGTGCACTGTTCTGTTGCACAATTGGGAAGCAGTAGAGGCACAGAAAACTGACACATAGACATTTTGAGTGCCATTTCCTGCTGTACAAAACCATCAGAACACAGAAAGAGAGCAGTGATTATGTCGAGGGGGTTTAGCATATCACCTGAATTTGGACTGTTGAGCAGATTATCAAGATCTAACCCTGTATTCCCTGATGCAGCATCACAGTTTGAGTCACATACTGATGTACATTTCACATTCCTAGCTGTCACATTAACCATCATCAGTTTCTTCAGAAAATACCATGGAAGATCTGAATTACGCTTGACAGGTTCATCAGTAATGGTCTTCTCATTAATCTGAAGTATTGTGCTCAGGGATAGCTTCTCTTTGGAGTGCTGCTCCAAGCCCAGATCCTCCAATAAGCTTTCCATTTGTGTCTCTGTGAATATATAGACAATGATTATCAAAATCAGGATTATCAAAATCAGgattgcatttataatttattaattaaacgcacaatatgtaatttcagccactaggggtctctcaatcaaaacaaacaataacaatcaAAACGGactgttaccttgattaaaattaagGATAGTGTAAGTACAcaacttaacaaaatatataacataggtctagttgtttttagacattttaatgcggaatagttacatattatagctttaatgtCAAACTTGCTGCCAATTCTTTAACAGTATAGGCTGGCTGCTTGCTAATCCACACCAGTTTGTCTTCTGTTTACCACTTGCATCAATCTGTTGACACTCACCCTTGCAGCCAGTCTGTGGTGTTGGTGGAGTGTCCTCTGCACTGTACAGATCAACAAATGAATCTTCATCACTGACGTCCTTGacaaataagaataagaatatgCATGTTCAGGTGTGTTAAATCAACTCATCCAGTCATTAGGTGATAGCTTCTCactgaaaataataagagacaattttgcaattttattttaatttcttcttctgAAGATGTACAAGGAGCAATTTACCTCCATTGTGGAAACACTCAGTCATCCCACGCTTCCAGTGCAGATATTCAAGCTGCTTCTCACTGAAAGTAATAAGAGACAAATCTGTAAGGCTTTATTACCAAAGAAGTTTAAAATACCATGCAGCCTGCTTTACTATGGACCCAAACCAGAAAATCCTTGCACAAACCTCAGCCAGAACCACTGCTTGCATGGGCATATATGGACCATTTCTAATACTGGTGGACTCAGGGGGGAGCAGGGGAGGCAACCGCCACCCTGGTGCCCCTGAGGACAacaaaatactgtgaaagtgccctctaaggtgcccccacagtagAGCAAACATTATAAAATTTCCCCCAAGGTGCCcgcacaaaggagaaaacacacCAAAGGGTAAATCAGGATGCAGTGCCCTATAGAGTGCCTCTCTATATATGACAATCTGGAATGAAGTGCCCTCATAGATGCCCTTTCAGTGGAAGAACATGTGATAGTGTCCCATAAAGAACCCCCACAAGATGTAATGCAATGCCCTATGAGTTGTTGTTGTAATGGGGTAAGCTGGAGGTTCTGTATGGTTTCCTCTGGGATGCCACGAGTTGTgagaaaacatgatgtcatgatgaaatttaatgaacaaaaaacatggTGAATGTGCTTTGTAGGGTGCCCTATATGTGAGAAAAACATTGTGCCCTCCCGCTGAAGAACATGAGATACTTTGCCCTATAAGATGCCCTAACGATGGAACAAACTGACCATTATGGTAGAGATTAATGTATTCTTTATGTTTGGCTGACCATTAGGTAATTAAAGCACCTTAAAAACagtttgtagttgttgtagctgaCATTATTCCATTCAATTGATTTTGGTACAGTATTACTCACTAGTTTTCTCAGCCACACCCATTTAGattgttctgttgtctttggGTCAGCACAGCCTATTTTAACAGTAAAAACTGCATCAGTCGACAATCATTCTCAAACTGAAGCTGCTCGAGACCCAGTTTGGAAAAAGATGTGGAGAAGGAAGGCTCTCAGatcttctgctgttgtccatTGAGAGGGACAACGCAACTGACCATAACAAggtcattaacatttacaaactcaTGGCAAAAAGAATTCTCCTTTGATTTCACTAATCTTGCTTCATGTTTCCCTGACAAGACTGCTCAAAACAGCTAATTCTCAAAACGTTAATAGTTCCATGTTTTTACcacagatgtgtttgagaaaaaaacatttaaaacattgcCCATTCCCTGTGTTTTATTGCAGAGATattagtaaaataaatgtttaaagagtaaatactttttaatacaacggtattgttttctttatattctGAGTCACCCTATAAAATTTTATTCTTAATTGGGAATGAAGCCTTTTTACCAAACATGCATCGTTGCTCTCTGCTGAAGGGGGCCCATTAAATGTATCCCCTCAGATAGTCTGAGTCCCCCACTGATTTCTACACTCTCTAATCCTGTGCAGTGTCATGGTGGGCTGGAGCCTATCTACCATGCAGTAAGAGGAAGGAAGTAGAATACACCCTGCATCATAAACAGGAAGCAGGTTACAACAACATGCACAAATATCCACACTGACACTCATATTAACACTTGCAGGCTGTAGTAAATTCACTGACATGTTGGGCTGTGGGAGAAATCTGGAATAGTTGTACATTATTTTCCAGTTCACAACGATCATTTATCCCAGTCAGCCTTTAAATATTAAGGGTTTGAAAATATGTGATTGATTATCTGTGTCCTTGCAAATACAAAATACCCACAATTTTTTAAAGGCATAAATACCGATTTGTCGTGCGCAGACATTATTGTTTGGGTGAAAAAAGTGGCATTAAATTACTAAACCGCCCAGAGCCCCTCTCAACCTATAAATAGGATCGCAATCTCCCTTTATGATTGAAATTTGCCTGGTGAGTATCCCGCAGTGAATACTTCAATTGTTCTAAATTCAACAAATATAGCTGAGAATCTGGTCTAAAAATGCGGGCTGTCTTTTTCTGCTGAACTTGTGAAACCAGACATTGTTATGATTTTTAAGGCCACCGGTTCCGCAGAGACTTTCCAACAATGCCTTCGCGGTCCGCAGTATACTCATGTACTATCATCGGTATATAGAGGCCGGATGAATACACATGAATCATTAAAATCACTGCATTAACGATGATAATGTTTTCTTTAGTATCTCTGAGAAGACTCGTGGGTAACATTTTCAGTTGCCCCGCCTGGTATAGAGACTGAGACTGTGAATAAGAGCAGTTAAACAAATCGATATTTGATCATCTGAGAAAGATTATAGTCAACCAGACATAAAAGAATCAGGTttgtcaataaaaaatattgaaaacatttagaagtaaaaaaaaaaaagaaaaaaaaaagtgtgcatgaTTCAGCAGCACGTGCGAGGCTGAAGTTGTCACAACAAGGTTGAACGGACAAGTTTACTGAGTATCAGATTACATTCATAATCTGTTGTGCGAACACTTAGACATTGTTCGGCTTGTTTTTCAGGTCCTCCCATCATCACATAACGGACAAATCACATCAGTGACGAAGCAAAATTATAACTCACCTTTAAAGAGAAGATTTCCCCATAGTAAAAATACGTTCTTCTATCCAGGAGCTGGTTTCAACTAAACTGCAGTACTTGTTCAAGCGTCTATTTGTCCTGAAGATAAAGCGTCGAACATCACTGCATGCTGTATGCCGAGACGGTCCTCCAGAAGGTGCATGACTCTTTTATTCCGCTGGGTGAAGCCACTTTCACTTTTGGTCTCCAGAGAAATTTTCAGGATCACCTGGTTTCCCGGAAAACGAAActtaattttacagtaaatcacatGATAAAACTTAAAGCCACCACAGATGGCTTAATTCATGCACAGAGTTGTTTTCCCTGCTGTGCTGCAGAATTCAGTAAAAATATGTGGAGACCACGAGaatcacacaatgctgatttcATGTCACAGTTTCTCCATAAAATAAAGGAatatacatgtaaacacaaagtCTTCCACATGATTATTGTctgacatacacaaacacattttggtgCAGTAATAGTAATAGCAACTAAGTAAGCGATATAAAAATGATGTACAGTACAACTGTATTTTAATAAGCAAATGAGAGGAAATTCCACCTGGATTTAttctaaattttaaaaagcacagTTTTGTCATGAATGACTTTTTAAGGAATTAAATCAAAATtcaattaactaattaatataaaccactttttttttttttaaacttctgatTCATGTTCATACTAAACCTACATGGGTCTGATCATTAACTGGTTCACCTGCTATAATTGAAATTTTAATGCAGAGGGAGATCTGCATTTCAATCACCCTTAAAAATGAAAGTAGACATGGTGATAAAATGATCCAAGTGGAGAATATGTATCTTCACTTTTTGTGTAGACTAAACTAATGATTGTAGTTTTTTATACAGTTACAATAAATAGTCTCAATGGTCAGAACAGTACATTAAACATCATGAATAAACATGCTGTGAACAGTATGTGgagcatttatttttatactgtccTAGATATcaacaagagagacagacacttAAAATTACACTCCAAAGGAATCACATGACACTTGGTATTAGAGAAATGTTGCAGAGGAGTTCAGGTGATGTAGGGTACAGggatattttcagatttttagaAAACACAGGAATTAATAGAAGAATTGAATGTAATAGTATAGCAACTTTTGTGGTCTATACTCCAATCcagtaggtggcggtaatgcgccTAAAAGGTGTTTGTCAACCGCCAttaaacaacagaagaagaagaaacagtctGTTCTGTTGGTACCATTGATGTATAAAGAGAGTTCTCTTCATACATCAATGCGTGGTGCTAGATAGCCGCTGTTGAAGAAAACAGTGAACCGGAAACATCATTAGCATCGACAAAGTGTTCACTTGTTGCTGTCGTCTGTAAGCGTTTTAATTGTTTGATTTAAGCTAAACGTTGGTTTTTGGACAAGATGAGATGTTGTTATGAAGCAAGAAACACGTTTATTTCCATTCACTCACACGTGGgacataattaaaacaaacacatcctgccagtaaaaatgtctcatttgCATTCAGCATCTTTCACTATTTTATCACACTTTATagacaaaaataatgaatcaaGATAATGATAAGCAGAAAAAGaggtaatgataataatcaatCAGTGGCAGCCCTactatggtgtgtgtgtgtgtgtgtgtgtgtgtgtgtgttttgtttgtttgcacttGACTGGGTCACAACTGGGGACTTTCATCAGCACACACACCAGTTGATTGGGGACACCTTTCCTTTGGGGATCAAAACCACTTTCCCCaattagatttaatttttattgaATTCAACATGCTCCAAATTGTATTTTGGTCTTAAAATCTCAATTGTCCCGAAAAGtgacttttttcatattttttatgtgtgtgtgtgtcccccACCCACCCATCTGTGAAGAAGCAAGTCAAGACCTCCCTGAAGTCTAAACATGCGATGATGctgtatttatattgtaaatttaTACTGTTCATTTATACTATTCTtgcattttacacatttatagaTCCCATTTTTCAGAATCATTATTTACactattatatatttttgtaatatgcactttttttttttacatctcttactttctatttttctgtataTATTGTAGTATaatgttctcttttttaaatcatatttcttattttctacTTTCTTATCATTTCTCTATACATAAGTATATTTCTATTCTAGAATGGGAGCAACTGTTACATGAcccacagagtgtgtgtggatatgagcacacatattcacacacactctgaggGACATGACAGAGCCGCGCAACCCAGGGATGTCCTCCATCCCTCAGACAGCCCCTGTACACACTGACTCCACCTCCCCGGCTGTAGAGATGGATCCAGTAGAGTACACCCTTCGGAAACGGCTCCCCCGGAAACTCCCCAAGAGACAGAACGATGTCTACGTCAACATGAAGACTGATTAACGGGCCCAGCTGGCACGTTGTCAGAAGCTGCTGGAAGGTGGGGGTCACAGGGAGATCTGTGTCCATGGCCTGGGCCTGGCCATCAACAGAGCTATCAACATTGCCCTTCAGCTGCAGGCCAGCAGCCAGGGGGCGCTACAGCTGGCAGCCAACACCTCCACAGTAGAGCTTGTGGATGACCTGGAACCTGAAGATCCTGATGAGGCTGGGGAGCCCATGACACGTACACACAACAACTCGGCCATTCATATTGAGGTTTTCTACCCTGACCCACAGTGACTTGGATAGAGGTTTCCCTGATGTGTGTCAAGCAGAGGTTCTCTATTAGTCCTCTTTGTTCCCTCATTAATCAGTAGACACATATTACAGAGTTATCTGATGGGGCTGAGTGTGTGGAGACCTATGATGGCAGCAGCAGAATGGAGCGACATACAGTGTGTTGGCTGTACATGTATCAGTAAACTGTGTAGGAATACTCCAGTTGGACTGAATATATTATGCTCTTTTGTCACGCGTTTTGTGTCTTGTCAAAAATTGTTAGTGTCATCACTTTTTATGTTTGCATGTCTTGAAGCAACAGTGATGTTTGCCGGATGAAACCTCAGTGTAATTTAATACTTGTAGACATGGCTGTgccaaatgtaaatgtacaagTGTCTTTAATTTTAAGGCCTAAGAGCTGCACAAGTGTTCACagtttcatgtctgtttttaaatgtggaaatatttaGGAAAAACTGAGAAATCCTAAGTTTACAATTCAGGCAGGTGTTGTTGTAGTGAATGTCCACTAGATGTCAGTAGTTtactacacatacacatgccAGGATGTTATCATTCAGCAATCTTGCTTCCATGGCACCATGTGGCAACAACTTACTCTCAAATAATGTTTATGGCATGTGTACACATGTGTTCAGTGTTACACATGAGAACATGAGCCCAACTAAAATCCTAAagatctgacacacacaaaaaagactgGAGCTTAAAAGTAGAAAATCTGTTTGAATAGCAATTacaccaatcaatcaatcaatcaattaatttttatttatatagcgccaaatcacaacaaaagtcatctcaaggcacttttcacatagagcaggtcaagaccgtactctttactgtttttgtgagGCATGGTTGAACAATGTTAAACTCATGTGGGTCAGgcttcattcatttttgcaGTGATATTGGAAATAGATGCCCTGTCGCAACCTAACAGGCCTCCAACTTCTAGGTGCAATCAATATTTTCTAGGTGTTCCACTCCATAGTTCACTCTAAAGATATAAGTGTAGGGGTCAGACTCACtggaaacagacacatacacactacgTACAGATTTAAACTTGCAGTcttaactcacacacacaagtacatcCGCACACAAAGTGCAAGAGCAGTGCTTCCCAAAGGCCTCATTTTGGTCATGGTGTGCTTCACCATTTCCATGTTTAACATCTACATTTCAAGGTGCAATCatttcagagtgtgtgtgggtctATGTGCTGAAGCCCAAATAATAGCTGAGAAATAAGTTGAGGAACTGTGGTCATAAGAATAAACCTGAGAAGTAGATAGAAACATgatgtaaagaaagaaaaaggtaaaaataatggaaagagggagacagagacaacaaaaaagattaaaattagAATGATGTATACAGCATATATCTCTAACTGATGGGCATGAATATATGTGCCAAACCAATAGTGCAATTATCTTAAATCCAGATAAGGTTGGACAGTAGATCGTggtagatacagtatgtttggaATTAATATTAATAGTCTGTTTTATAGATTAGAATTTATACACCCTTTATGCATAATGAAGTATAATGTTAAGTGAAACTttttacagtacacacaaaaatacacgtacatatgtactgtacattgtgaTGTGTCTATACAacatatta
This genomic interval carries:
- the LOC121889041 gene encoding up-regulator of cell proliferation-like, translated to MEDVSDEDSFVDLYSAEDTPPTPQTGCKETQMESLLEDLGLEQHSKEKLSLSTILQINEKTITDEPVKRNSDLPWYFLKKLMMVNVTARNVKCTSVCDSNCDAASGNTGLDLDNLLNSPNSGDMLNPLDIITALFLCSDGFVQQEMALKMSMCQFSVPLLLPNCATEQCTLMLWAMRDIVKKYRPQSLSESKGFIEDRVVLSNLPMISFVRLGECSLSKSEILNKLLSNSQQYHDTFVHCNMECGDSPRRISNGLVEVSWYLPCGNKNMDLFSEPVAVANLRGDITSFETQYSFLCQTSTAVFVFFDNLDSECRLLTNQHHKAQIYLVGNHQSKQFSLDALKKVATKLGLTNSNIILKTKRMNDADFVSNLRKTVRDAVESSKKKMRIEQMTDIAYELGILVDEDSPECQTAKKNADAITAEIHDTLKYKEAQLPRQGKIWKDLTCLEKEEFRLQKVGSENIEMYKGNLKVQKTKLRGKQNSYDISTAMTCFINAVSSPGIERCYFLKWMRINLDNLSREKLSGLREQYKKKCKSSDNKEEIKDIDRQLSNSSLGTEHFFREMGQIYEASVSLPETHPSRQQLQHLPRLCARLLLDGFPLELVDGDASNIPLRWVSDVLSQLNALVSPKSKILVVTVLGVQSTGKSTLLNTMFGVQFAVSSGRCTRGAFMLLIRVNEDVKKVLNCDFMVIIDTEGLKSPELAQLDDSHEHDNELATLVVGLSDITIINIAMENSTEMKDILQIVVHAFLRMKEVGKKPKCQFVHQNVSDVSAHEKNLRDRKLLLQQLNEMTQAAAKMEKKEENKSFTDVMEYSPDTGNWYIPGLWNGNPPMAPVNAGYSEAVYELKKNIIQMLGSCNSSANKISEFTEWMSSLWNAVKHENFIFSFRNSLVADAYMRLCTEFNKWEWEFKKDMYTWVTNAETRISNFGKFALKSGKHDMRELLTSLKNEACTVLSKWETKILENLTKYFKQTEGHVYLVEGYKEEFSNSAKSLRREIQSSVLNQLTAAAEIKQGMAELDRVKKNHTKQLEERVCALIEDCRKKKVKMTDTELDKEFDEMWDKTLKELSFCEQKVTDVFTSVSHNLRANLLHKGSHANEILNKKDLKNCGQMPFKYKPTVEGAFNQVKHTVKKWFNKDQVVAMQQMADSIIAACEDILTQKMERKTNYHETYILEILRMIDERLQNNQNLKADIEFEVSLKQYICGFAARTFQKMHEDFIHVNDPKTCLKQNKEKFRADFKDVFNERNQCQKKAEEFTDRCLKPAVEDFVNRSLGPDIIGEMLTCHQFSTRIFFQYSVLQDLLSKDDFENYRRYICSYEGYVKEWTLNQIKEHFSNPSKAFEFEDRHVQSSINSINNVINKAKTGRSGNLKTFVEDICKALGDKLVISQDALGAFMILNNADKEQFAHWLTQCVKEMAQALREKFKKTNIEMKLINLHVNPQNELFSRLIGCGKQCPFCKAPCEAGGKAHTEHWTSLHRPEGFGRYRWNATEKLVTDICSSAVISDTCFRCDATKDEWHPYKRYKEIFPDWKIAPDVSLEASDYWKYVMAKFNHEFANAYKARPADIPPTWKNITLKQAKVSLKESFNIK
- the LOC121889042 gene encoding LOW QUALITY PROTEIN: ribonuclease P protein subunit p20-like (The sequence of the model RefSeq protein was modified relative to this genomic sequence to represent the inferred CDS: substituted 1 base at 1 genomic stop codon), producing the protein MTEPRNPGMSSIPQTAPVHTDSTSPAVEMDPVEYTLRKRLPRKLPKRQNDVYVNMKTDXRAQLARCQKLLEGGGHREICVHGLGLAINRAINIALQLQASSQGALQLAANTSTVELVDDLEPEDPDEAGEPMTRTHNNSAIHIEVFYPDPQ